The genomic window TCACTTGAGATTTTTCACTTATTTtgcccgcctctctccttctttctaCTGCCACGTAACCATCTCCCCtaagagggaagagagtgtCTGGTAAGGGtaaggaggaaggagggggtgggggcaaagagatggagaggcgTGAGGCGTATCCGTACCATGGGAGAGACAGACGGCACCACGTTTTGCCGCCTGCACGTTTGTAGAGCGGAAGAACGACACTGTTACTCAGCACACGGCATACCACCGCTGATAGGCGCGTGTGTGACCCGGCGCGTGTACGTCTCGCAACTTGTCAATCTCCTTCCGTTGTCACCGTCTTCTTCCCCGTTTTGTGTTacttttctgtttctttaGCGTCTACTTGCGTCTGACTTGGTTCTCTAGCGGAAGACGTGTCTGTGCGCTTCTCTATCGGACTCTTTGACTGCGTGTTTCCTGCAGTGTAcctgtgcgagtgtgtggaTAATGCGCGCGTGCtgtcttttctttcccccctttctcctgtTTTGCGTTATGTGCGGGAGAGGAAGGCACGAGGAAGAAGCTAGCAGAATCACAGCAATGGTACAGTGAGGTGAGAAGGAGTAAAAGATGTCGTTGGCTTCCATGTGAGGGGTGTGGGGCGGGGTCGGGGTATGGCTATAAAGCAAAGGTAAAGTGCTCCAGCTCATGTGAATGTAGTACGTCTCCATCATACGCCATCTCCAGGTTGACTGCGTCTCGTTGTCTTCTTTCCTGGTCTCCTTGCTTTCAGCGCCTGTGCGCACCTCTGAgaactcactcactcactcgttttctctcctgcCGCTGATTTTCCTCTCTGACTGTCGTTTCTGTGCCTTTGAggctcgtgtgcgtgtgtgtgtacgtgtgtgtgtgcatgccaTGCTCGGCATACGTATGTGTACATGTGAAGGAGATCACTTCGTGGGTAAGCGGGTCTTTTTGTTCGTGTTGTGCACATGTGCTCAGTGGGCTCaatgggaaggggggaggagggcgaggggagagagagtcgcGAGAgaaagatggagagagtCTGTCATGACagcgacagacacacacacacacgaatgtacaggagggagagggagaccgATACGACCGCGCCGGGGGCCTCTCTCTACTCTCTATTGCGATGGCTCTTTACACTCATCTTCCACTCTCAGCTcatgtgtatgcgtgtgaaCCTGACGTGTGTTTGAggttcccccttctctgcacTTTCTACGGAGCACGCTTCCCGCTTGCCAAAGAAAAGTAAGAGGATGGATGGATGGATGGCTGTTCCTGTGggctctccctttcttttctctcgtttcccttgtgctccctttcctctccctgtaCGCCAATCAACGTTCCATTACCCTTAATGACTAACGTTCACTGTAAAAAAGAGAATCTGttgcccgcagcagcagcagcagcagcggcgaggaggtgaaggcagggggaggggagggggcgggggtaTACCGTCGTAAAGGCATCATCCTCGGCACTGTCGCCGTTCTCATTAGAGCGAGGGTGGCTCTCGAGCCGTACACTGTTCGTTGTACGCGTGAGGGACCGTGGCAACGTTGCAAAATGGAGAACAACACTCTGCTGCCTGTACGAAGCTCTGTTTTGTATTTGACAGGTTGCAAAGACGGTGCGCTGCCGTTTACCGCTGTCCCGGCACCGGCAATGGGCACACCCCAACAGACAATGAATAGTTctcctctcgtctctctcactccgATCAGCTGCATCAGCGCCGTCAGCACTCCATATGGCCTGCCAATCAACCCACTACATGGCATCCTTTGACATTTAAAGCAAACATTTCCTGCTGATCACGTCGCTTTAAGCTTGTTACTCCAtcattttttctttctcgccCATTACCAGTGCTGCACATCGCACATAGATCCGCCGCAAGGCTTGCCCTTCGCGCGTAGCGGTCGCATAGGCACCGTGGATTAGAGCGTGCAACTGCCAAcgtcttctttgctcttcctGCACTGGCACAGAGGGGTGGAATAACACGACAACGCGTGCCAAACATTCAtccgcacacccgcacagagATATACATACGTATATACAGCcacagacacccacgcactAGCCAACCTATACCTAAGCGCGGTCTGTACCACTAccttcgtttctcttttcgcttacctccctctttctctctcgtagCGCTTTGCCTTTTGTGTTTCGTCTCGtctgccttttcttttgcgtTCTTTTCACAGAGTCTCCAGCATTGGGACCCGAACACACACAGGAAAAGGGCAAAGTAATCGACAGCAGGAGGGAGGATCTGAACATGTTTCACACGAGCGGCGATGGCATTCTAGAGACGCCTTCAGTGCAACCGACAGCGACGAATGAAGCGCCGATAACTCAACCTCCTCCACCGAAGACCAACGTGGTGCAGGAGGTTCACACTGCCCTCCCCGCTCGCAATGATGACCTTGACGACAGGAAGACCCCACTTCGCTGCTTCGGCGCCAACGAGGCCAGCGCGCTGCCACATGCGGCAGCCGGTACTGGGGATGGTGAGACTGAGTCACCCCCACCCAAGGCACCGACACAAGCACAAATGGTAGAGATCAGGTCGGTGGTGTCgtcgaccgccgccgcggcacacGTAGACCCTTCAACGatcgccaccgctgttgtCGTGCCGTCTGCcgcgagagaggcagggcCAGGCCCAGTGGTTCAGGGAAGGGTGCTCTACACGTCTGCAGAACCCCGTGCTGTCAACGATCTCCCCATCACTCGCGGCAGAGTGATGCTGGGTGTGCATGAATCTgttcctcctgctgctgtggtgcaaCCGGCTGCCGTAGCGGTGACGAGCGGCGGGATAGGCAGCGGTGCCCAAGAACTTTCCGATTTGCAACAGCATCTCCTTCAGATGCGAGAGCAGACCAAGGGTCAAAGTCTGATGGCTCGGTATGTACTGCAGAATGCTGCTCGTGACGAGGCGCACAACTCATCGTTCTCCGCGACAGCGACCACTGCAGATACTCATCACCCGCGCGGGATAATGAAGCTGGTGCAGAGTGTTCCCCGGCTTCGATTCCGCAGCCAGCAGGTGCACCGCCGCAAAATCACCTTGCTGGGTTACCAGGAAGTGGGCAAGACATCCTTGCGCAAGTGCTTTGAGTCTGAACCGTTTTTCTTCAAGGACCTTCCAGATGTGCGCACAACCACAGGTGTCGAAGTACAGGAGAAGTCCATGACGATCGACGGCGACACTGTTCACTTAATCCTTTCCGACTTTGCGGGGCAGGAGTCTTACCACTCACACACGTATTTCCTAACGGAGCGCTCCATCTTTCTTCTGGTCTGGAAGCTCTCGGCCGTGGAGCAGGACTTCCAAAGCAGTGGCATCAAcgcgcgcgaggaggagcgactgcagcggtggaTTGCGGAGGTGTTCGCCAAGTACCCACATGCCCGTATCGTGCTAGTGGCCACTCACCTCGATGAGCTTCGCGTGCAGGGACAGCGGAGTGTCGAGATGATCCTCAACAAGGTCGAGGGAAAGCTCCGCTCGTATATTGATGACCTAATCGCTGCATCCAAcgcaacggcggcgccgacaccGGGGACGCCGGCGTTGACTTCCTCATCCACGACAGTCGGGGGTGCTTCTTCACCCTCAAAGGAGCAGACGTTATTGCACCTGGCGCAGATGCGTGACGCGCGCCGGGTCATTGTCGGCAACTTCGCTGTTTCGTGCAAGACACGTCTTATCATCGCCGCTGGAAACGCGCTGCGACACCTCTCTGGCCAGAAGATTAGCGGTCTGCTGAGGTATCTCGGgatggtggtgaaggaggacTGCTTTGCGGACCGCGAATAccccgctgcggtggtgcccGGACGTCACGTCAAGCTGATAGAGAGCCTTGAGGATATGAAGCGGCGCCATCCGTTTAAGTTACTGATGCGCTTAGGAGAGTTTGTGCAGATGGCGGTGAACGTCGGCATTGAGTCGGAGAGGGAGCTGTTGCAGGTCGCGCGCCTCATGCACAGCTGGGACATTATCTACCTCTTCAACCAGTACTCAATGGAGGACAACCTCCTCATCGTTCTCTACCCTCGCTGGCTGAACCGGATGTCTGCCTCACTCTTCTCCTATGcccacctcctgcgcaccccattgcacatgcgcagcatGATTGGTGGCCTCGAGTACCTGGTGAGCAACGCCGAGATGGCCGACATGTGCCTGATGCGGAAGGGCTACTTGCGATGGCCGCTGGCACGTGTTCTCTTCCACAAGCCCCTCTCCGACTTCCTGCGGCATCCACCGGACGACGCAGACATCACCATGTGCCTGGAGCTACTAGAGTCGATGCAGCTCATTTACCCAGTTGAGGTAGAGTGCGACGAGTTCGAGGTGCTTGTGGAGGAGGTACCTGTGAACCCTAGTGTTGGTTGTCCGGTCGTCGAGTCACAGAAGATCACTCGCTACTACGTCCCCTCACTCGCACCACTCGAAACACCGCAGTCGCTGAAGAAGTTGGCACCCGTCTTGTTTCACCGCGGCGTTCGGGTGCGGCTCGAGTTCAATCTCCTCCCTGACGAGTTCTGGTGGCGATTTCAGTGCAAGTTGCACCGCTTTATCAAGGTAGTCACTGTGTATCAACCTGCGCTGGGCGGGGTCGACGATGAGGACTTGCTGCTGAACGGCTTCCGGCTGCGGGAGGCGGACGAGGAGCATAACCGATGGCGAGACTCCCTGTGGCTCATGGGCCGGGGTTGCCGTGTGCTGGTGTACCGTGATGGAGCGAATGCGGTATCGGTTCTCTCCGCAGAGAATACACCGCGTGGGtcggaggaggtgctgcaggcgatggaggaCGCATTGACAGCGCTTCTTCGACACTACAAAggtgtgcagcgccgcacgtTTGTGGCTTGCCCCAGCCAGGACTGCGGAGGCTGGCTCGAGGCGGACGTTGTTGCGTCTAGTGTCAGCATCACGTGCCCCACCTGCAAGCAGACGTTTGATAGCAAGCAGGTGGTTTCCTCTGGCGTGGGGCCGCTCGGCGCGCCACGCTTCTCACAAACCCTCCTGGTCGAAGCAGGCGAGCTGCTCGCTTTCTGCCTTTCGCACCAGTCTTGCCTCCACATGTGCCGGTACCTGGGTATCCCATACAAGGGGCCCTCTCCAGCCCGTGGAGAGTCGGTGGAGGCTGCGGCAGACTCTGAGAGTGACAGCGGCCAGGCAGACGTCCTGGGCACTCATGTTGAGTACCTGCATGCACTGGAcaaggtggtgcaggcggtgctgtttCGCTCGTGGATGCAGCGCACCGAAgagcaggagcgccgccgtcgcatgCTCGAGGACGAGCCAACTCCAGCGTTCTTTTGAACACTAGCAACCCCCCTGAGCACGAGAGAAGACGTGCCTCATCACGTAAACACTTAAGGAAGCCGTGGTCACACCAaagatggggaggggagagcgcTTCACAGCCCTACACGAGGAAGTGACGCCAAGTGAAAGGGCATCTGCTTGTGCTCAGTTACTGCAAGTTTTCCTACTCCGCACGGGGCCTTTGCGAATTTCATCGCGGTAGTCAACGATGCTCTGTTTCTGCTGTTGAGTGCTAACCTGAAAGTGGCTTGGGCGCACCAtttctccttccttccttgtAGAGTCATCTATCCTTCTTTTCCCGATTCAGCTGTGTGCAttcgtgtgtgtatgtcattggaggggagagggtaCTGTGCTGGAATTTTGCTTtgtctcctcttttttccttgtatgctgttctctctctctttgcgtcTCTTCCACACTTTCTCTCAACAGCCGAAAGAAGTGCGTAGAGGTATATCTACagtagtgtgtgtgtgtgcgtgcgtgcttcACTCAGAGGgacacccatacacacccaAAGTGCGCACATACTTCCACACGGATTTAGTTGGGAGCTGATTGGCCCGCGTAGCTGCGCGTGGATTCAATGGTCCTACAGTGGAAGAACCCACGGAGACCTcgcttgtgcgtgtggtgggtgCGATCAAGTTGGGGCAGACGACTTAACTCCCCGTACGCACCACTGTCCACGAGGTCACCATGAAGAGCTGTGCAATATGCAGagctgcctcctctctccccctccctttccacGGCAGTgttcgtctctctccacacCCCCGTGCGTCTTCGatccccgccccccttcccatccCAACTCATCAAGCAATGGGGTTtactgtctctcttctttaatattcctttgctttctcttctcgctccgTGATGGACGTGTAACGAGCGGGTGCAATCGGCTACCTCACATTCCACGCCTCAACCCACGGGTGtgtgcccttctctcttcctcgtggTGGTAGTTCTGCGAGCTTCGATACGTCTGTGACACTGCGTAGTTCTTTTGCACCCAACAGCGTGTCtcacaggcacacatacacacacgctgcaTTTATGCACATCTAcatagcccccccccccgcaaaCGCAAACGCATCTACAGTATTCCTGGATACGgcgacacacccaccccacgcgtgtgtctgtgagtGAGTCTGTGTGGCCTTTGTCTTCactgttttcttctctttatCAAACCTGAAGCTACGACTActactaccaccaccactactcCCAACCCACAAGgtaaacacccacacaccggcacacacactcacacacatacgtgcgTACAGGCCTGCACAGAAAAGAACCCGTCATTGTGCGGTGTGCtgcctttttgttttttcttccccttttcctaCGCGGCTGgctgtgcaccaccacgctgTTGGTCTTCCATATTGCGCTTTCTCGTGTTTGTGGCTagtgtccttctctctctcactctgcTCACTGTCCGACTCGTGAGGTTTGGATGTGGATACGTGTGCTTCCTCTGGTGCTTTTGCTtgtttcccccttcctccttcgctgccgcgcttCGCATCTCCAACTCATACCTTCTACAGTGCTTCGGCGAGATCCAGTTCTCTTTTGAGGAGTGGTTGGCACCATCTCGTCTCTGAGTGGACTTCggtgggtggcgctgcacgAGTGAAGAGCTGTACACGCCAGGTTTTTGACtttgtccctctctcctttctcatCGCTTTCTTTTATTTGTTTCGTTTGTGCGCCGAGTTCATGGTCGGCAGGTGATGCGACAGCGCACGGTATCGTGGTCCCGCGCGCGCAGCCCGATCCGCATCTCtgctgcagaggaggaagatcTGCGGGTAGGCCTGCAGCGGTTTCTGGACAAGCTTCGTCAGCACcagcctctcttcctcgaaGATGACGTCACAGCcattcccttccccccagaaggcagcagtagcagctgTGTTGGTGGCGGCTCACCTCACTTGTCCATCTCCACGTCGCCGCGGCACTCACCGTCTCGCGTAGGCAAGGAGGATGCGGCGATGGATGACACCCTCAAGAGCGGCGACTCCTCTCTGTCAGCGTCCAAGAGTAGAAAGATGCCCACCGCATCGCCCACCATAACAGGTTCACCGACCTTTGCCTCAGCGAGCGTCGTCGATCTGGAtgtgcccctctctgtgcctttGTTTCTCACAGCTGTGAACATCTTCGAGGCAAGGTTGCTCTCAAAGAGCAAGCGTGTGTCCACCGATGCGCTTAAGCTTGTCCGACAGGCCTACGCGCTCGTGTGGAGCGATCCAGGCTACCTGTCGACGCTCATGAACGGAGATCCATACCTGGCAGGCGCAAGCAGCACCGGCTCCTCGATGCCACCAGCTGGTGGGAGCCGCAGGCCCAGCCTTGCGTCCGTGGCCAGCTCTCCAAAGAAGCCTCGCGTGACGTGTAAAGCCCTGTTCTCGGCctccgcgccagcgccgacaCAGCGACCGGACAGGCGattggcgctgcagctggacgAGTGCATTCGAACGCTACTCGTGTACGCGAATGCGTCTGTGAACTTCTGTCAGAGTGTCTCCACCAACTTGCGTACACTTTTGCTGCTCACCTTTGTTacctgcgctgcgcgtcgcctcgaggaggaggatgacgtCCCGTATGGTGATGGCCCCGGCTCAGCCGCAGACATCGTTGTCGGTAACCGAAACCTGCGGGCTGAGATGGAAAAGCTGGAGAGCttgtggcgcagctgcgggatCGAAGGACATGTGGCAGACTACCTGCGCGAATGTTACTTGGTCGAGTTCCTGCTAGACGCTGCGCTCCCGCCAGCGGTGTGCTCGGCGCGCTATGACGGCCTGCAGATGGCTGTGTACGAGAAGAAGGAACGTATCATCTCTGATGTTGTGGCCAGCCGCGCTGGTTTTGCTCACATGATGCGAGTGGCACCGCTACGAGGCTTGTGCGGTCTGGCAAACATGTCTGCCTTTGGAAATTCGAAGTTGCGGGCGAGGCTACTGGACAAGATGGCGTCAGAGGGGATTGTCGAGAGGCTGGCAGCAGAAATGGCTGCAGCGATGGAGGCCATTCTCGCGCCTGACACCACCACTGCGACCCCGGCACGCAGCCCTGCAAAACGGCCGCGCCAGAGCGCAATGCGCAACGCCTCACCCCTGCACCAGAGATCCCGCGCCGGCACGTCCAGGTCGGTGAGTCGTCAAGGGTCGGTCGACTCCGTCTCGCCTGCCGGGAAGGAGCGCCGCGCGAACACCACAGCCAGGACTTCTGGAACCTTTGAACGTCTGTTGGACAGTGAGCCTACCCCAGTGGAGCTCATTGGTCAGTGTGTCGACATGCTGATGTTACTCACGTGTCCGGACTTGCGTCCGCCggacggcggtgacgagTCTCCGTCTCGTTCGTCAGCTTCGTCTGCGTCGGCAGTTGTGCGTTCCACCACGTGGGCCTCCTGTGAAGCCGCGCTGAATGAGATAAGCTTGTATCTCTTGGCTATTTGCTTCCTCTCCAAGACTCATGCGCGATACGCGGAGTTATCGTCGTTGCAGCTCTACGCGGCAGATTGCATGCTGCAGTGGGCAGCGTACAGCGGTGCCTTTTACGGGATGGTGGTGCACGCCATGGATGTGTTGATGGATATGATGGAGTCAATGTCCGGCTCTCCA from Leishmania panamensis strain MHOM/PA/94/PSC-1 chromosome 32 sequence includes these protein-coding regions:
- a CDS encoding hypothetical protein (TriTrypDB/GeneDB-style sysID: LpmP.32.3240); this encodes MREQTKGQSLMARYVLQNAARDEAHNSSFSATATTADTHHPRGIMKLVQSVPRLRFRSQQVHRRKITLLGYQEVGKTSLRKCFESEPFFFKDLPDVRTTTGVEVQEKSMTIDGDTVHLILSDFAGQESYHSHTYFLTERSIFLLVWKLSAVEQDFQSSGINAREEERLQRWIAEVFAKYPHARIVLVATHLDELRVQGQRSVEMILNKVEGKLRSYIDDLIAASNATAAPTPGTPALTSSSTTVGGASSPSKEQTLLHLAQMRDARRVIVGNFAVSCKTRLIIAAGNALRHLSGQKISGLLRYLGMVVKEDCFADREYPAAVVPGRHVKLIESLEDMKRRHPFKLLMRLGEFVQMAVNVGIESERELLQVARLMHSWDIIYLFNQYSMEDNLLIVLYPRWLNRMSASLFSYAHLLRTPLHMRSMIGGLEYLVSNAEMADMCLMRKGYLRWPLARVLFHKPLSDFLRHPPDDADITMCLELLESMQLIYPVEVECDEFEVLVEEVPVNPSVGCPVVESQKITRYYVPSLAPLETPQSLKKLAPVLFHRGVRVRLEFNLLPDEFWWRFQCKLHRFIKVVTVYQPALGGVDDEDLLLNGFRLREADEEHNRWRDSLWLMGRGCRVLVYRDGANAVSVLSAENTPRGSEEVLQAMEDALTALLRHYKGVQRRTFVACPSQDCGGWLEADVVASSVSITCPTCKQTFDSKQVVSSGVGPLGAPRFSQTLLVEAGELLAFCLSHQSCLHMCRYLGIPYKGPSPARGESVEAAADSESDSGQADVLGTHVEYLHALDKVVQAVLFRSWMQRTEEQERRRRMLEDEPTPAFF
- a CDS encoding hypothetical protein (TriTrypDB/GeneDB-style sysID: LpmP.32.3250) — translated: MRQRTVSWSRARSPIRISAAEEEDLRVGLQRFLDKLRQHQPLFLEDDVTAIPFPPEGSSSSCVGGGSPHLSISTSPRHSPSRVGKEDAAMDDTLKSGDSSLSASKSRKMPTASPTITGSPTFASASVVDLDVPLSVPLFLTAVNIFEARLLSKSKRVSTDALKLVRQAYALVWSDPGYLSTLMNGDPYLAGASSTGSSMPPAGGSRRPSLASVASSPKKPRVTCKALFSASAPAPTQRPDRRLALQLDECIRTLLVYANASVNFCQSVSTNLRTLLLLTFVTCAARRLEEEDDVPYGDGPGSAADIVVGNRNLRAEMEKLESLWRSCGIEGHVADYLRECYLVEFLLDAALPPAVCSARYDGLQMAVYEKKERIISDVVASRAGFAHMMRVAPLRGLCGLANMSAFGNSKLRARLLDKMASEGIVERLAAEMAAAMEAILAPDTTTATPARSPAKRPRQSAMRNASPLHQRSRAGTSRSVSRQGSVDSVSPAGKERRANTTARTSGTFERLLDSEPTPVELIGQCVDMLMLLTCPDLRPPDGGDESPSRSSASSASAVVRSTTWASCEAALNEISLYLLAICFLSKTHARYAELSSLQLYAADCMLQWAAYSGAFYGMVVHAMDVLMDMMESMSGSPLASGRGMSVSSRRASSSHCTSSQEDGRKDATKCDRRDGERGRRVLQQLLPGDEAGLLPLLIDLLQYTIHAQANANSIRRWFGFLADRLLPEVFEAPQLTNGRRGSAAWRRRQCSQEDRPVSSLPGTLGTGLPAVADGGFDAPVLARDLTRSEVVAAAPYFCFARRTVEETSWRDGTQPLFAKVVALAFHVIVTQGHRCNLLFGQACACYDAVASALLQRSPQSGSSASPGSGSPRDSRRSSQSNTSATYRRSVLLMHQREEERVLMQAQLHFNEESQDSGVTGSEERETKVADEEKEVFIGSTSRRRSPSTRRCQRGSLIKTKAISAERHSLATKAVADDEGLSPFISSPSRSLIFYEACSPSGTEASSSTPLDSGGSRRRRSSSSGRRWGADDGKSLRAALDEAASAVPTASATTAESPEAVTHSWTGRMSLRSLLSSIGGHSEAPLLNIEKRT